One window from the genome of Thermaerobacter marianensis DSM 12885 encodes:
- a CDS encoding helix-turn-helix domain-containing protein yields MSEYLTSSQAARLLGVARSTFHNWHISGKLEEYGVHAIQTLGGHYRYRREEIEALRDLLLSRARRSAAASPNGHAFGEAVGHPEEGDYGAKEPASPSESG; encoded by the coding sequence GTGAGTGAGTATCTAACCAGCTCGCAGGCTGCACGCCTCCTCGGCGTCGCCCGGAGCACCTTTCACAACTGGCACATATCCGGGAAGCTGGAGGAGTACGGCGTGCACGCCATTCAGACCCTCGGCGGGCATTACCGCTACCGCCGGGAGGAGATCGAAGCGCTGCGGGACCTGCTCCTGAGCAGGGCCAGGCGCAGCGCGGCAGCCTCGCCGAACGGCCATGCCTTCGGGGAGGCGGTCGGGCACCCGGAGGAAGGGGATTACGGCGCAAAGGAGCCGGCTTCGCCCTCCGAATCCGGGTAG
- a CDS encoding DUF309 domain-containing protein, whose protein sequence is MAGEPRFDFDAVFDPDDYLYFYEPILTPERTQREVAMVWTLLGLRPGEEVLDLACGHGRLAIPLAAMGVRVTGLDRSAGFLARARAEAARQGVEVEWVQGDMRRLPWRDRFDAAFNVFTSFGYFADEENLQVLAQVAAALRPGGRFLLETQHRDALLARFAPFNVVERGDDFLIDAHRWDAVTGRMVTRRTVIRAGRVRRGEFFVRLYTPAELAGLLRQAGLEPEGFYDETAAPLSPQSRRMVVVARKPVGRTRPSVAASEPAGRSRMGVAACEPAGRTRPGDEGPSAGDRPAGQPGAAGRPGGLPAAALAGRAAVAGAGSAAAGRSGPASVPGAQGPDDAPHRLVPPPLATFLWLYHRGRFFESHEVLEEAWHRSRSDFYHGLIILAAAFVRRDRGTPRGVRRNLAKARRYLAKYRPHYLGLDVDAILAFIDRQIPAVERAGDPEGEALRRLVPDLPLPVHPGWVRGDEPEWEDG, encoded by the coding sequence GTGGCCGGGGAGCCGCGTTTCGACTTCGACGCGGTGTTCGACCCCGACGACTATTTGTACTTCTATGAGCCCATCCTGACCCCGGAGCGCACCCAGCGGGAGGTGGCGATGGTCTGGACCTTGCTCGGCCTGCGCCCGGGGGAGGAGGTGCTCGACTTGGCCTGCGGCCACGGCCGGCTGGCGATCCCCCTGGCGGCCATGGGCGTCCGGGTGACGGGTCTTGATCGCAGCGCCGGGTTCCTGGCCCGGGCGCGGGCGGAGGCGGCCCGCCAGGGGGTCGAGGTGGAGTGGGTCCAGGGCGACATGCGCCGGCTGCCCTGGCGCGACCGGTTCGACGCCGCCTTCAACGTGTTCACCAGCTTCGGCTACTTCGCCGACGAGGAGAACCTCCAGGTGCTGGCGCAGGTGGCGGCGGCGCTGCGGCCGGGCGGCCGGTTCCTCCTGGAGACCCAGCACCGGGACGCCCTGCTGGCGCGGTTCGCCCCCTTCAACGTGGTGGAACGCGGCGACGACTTCCTCATCGACGCCCACCGCTGGGATGCGGTGACGGGGCGCATGGTGACCCGGCGGACGGTGATCCGGGCGGGGCGGGTGCGGCGGGGGGAATTCTTCGTCCGGCTCTACACCCCGGCGGAACTGGCCGGCCTGCTCCGCCAGGCAGGGCTCGAGCCCGAGGGGTTCTATGATGAAACGGCCGCGCCCCTGTCGCCCCAGAGCCGGCGGATGGTGGTGGTGGCGCGGAAGCCGGTGGGACGAACCCGGCCGAGCGTGGCGGCGTCCGAGCCCGCGGGACGAAGCCGGATGGGCGTAGCGGCTTGCGAACCGGCGGGACGAACCCGGCCGGGCGACGAAGGTCCCTCCGCGGGGGACCGGCCGGCGGGGCAGCCGGGGGCGGCGGGGCGACCCGGCGGGCTGCCGGCAGCGGCGCTGGCGGGCCGGGCCGCTGTAGCAGGGGCGGGCTCTGCCGCTGCTGGACGGTCGGGCCCTGCCTCCGTTCCCGGAGCCCAGGGCCCGGACGATGCGCCCCACCGGCTGGTGCCGCCGCCTTTGGCCACGTTCCTGTGGCTCTACCACCGCGGCCGGTTCTTCGAGAGCCACGAGGTGCTGGAGGAAGCCTGGCACCGGAGCCGCAGCGACTTCTACCACGGGCTGATCATCCTGGCGGCCGCCTTCGTGCGGCGGGACCGGGGGACCCCGCGGGGGGTGCGGCGGAACCTGGCCAAGGCGCGCCGGTACCTGGCGAAGTACCGCCCCCACTACCTGGGCCTGGACGTGGACGCCATCTTGGCGTTCATCGACCGGCAGATCCCGGCGGTGGAACGGGCCGGCGATCCAGAAGGCGAGGCCCTGCGCCGGCTGGTGCCGGACCTACCCCTGCCCGTTCATCCGGGATGGGTCCGGGGCGACGAGCCGGAATGGGAGGACGGCTAA
- a CDS encoding AAA family ATPase, whose protein sequence is MQRVQEVAGRVMASVERVIVGKRAEIRYLLAALLANRHVLIEDVPGVGKTTMVRALARSIDCTFRRIQFTPDLLPSDITGLSVYDPATRQFTFRPGPIHSQVVLADEINRTSPKTQSALLEAMEEGQVTVDGQTYPLPRPFFVLATQNPIEYEGTFPLPESQLDRFGLRIRLGYPRPAEERAILDLHHAGRPVDALQPVTTAEEILELQQLITQVHVDDSVKDYLVRIVQATRAHSAVYLGASPRASLSLYRLSQALAAMDGRDYVLPDDVKELAPLVLAHRLVLQPEARWHDTDPEAVVRDVLEHVPAPVERRAERWAGSLLRRR, encoded by the coding sequence ATGCAACGCGTTCAGGAAGTGGCGGGGCGGGTCATGGCCAGCGTCGAACGGGTCATCGTCGGCAAGCGGGCGGAGATCCGCTACCTCCTGGCCGCCTTGCTGGCCAACCGCCACGTGCTGATCGAGGACGTCCCCGGCGTCGGCAAGACCACCATGGTCCGGGCCCTGGCCCGCTCCATTGATTGTACATTCCGCCGCATCCAGTTCACACCGGACCTGCTGCCGTCGGACATCACCGGCCTGTCGGTGTACGATCCGGCCACGCGCCAGTTCACCTTCCGGCCGGGACCGATCCATAGCCAGGTGGTGCTGGCCGACGAGATCAACCGCACCTCGCCCAAGACCCAGTCGGCGCTGCTGGAGGCCATGGAGGAGGGCCAGGTGACGGTGGACGGGCAGACCTACCCGCTGCCGCGCCCCTTCTTCGTCCTGGCGACCCAGAACCCCATCGAGTACGAGGGCACCTTTCCCTTGCCGGAATCCCAGCTGGACCGGTTCGGGCTGCGCATCCGCCTCGGCTACCCGCGCCCGGCGGAAGAACGGGCCATCCTGGATCTCCACCACGCGGGCCGGCCCGTGGACGCGCTGCAGCCGGTGACCACGGCGGAGGAGATCCTCGAGCTGCAGCAGCTCATCACCCAGGTCCACGTGGACGACAGCGTCAAGGATTACCTGGTGCGGATCGTCCAGGCGACCCGGGCCCACAGCGCCGTGTACCTGGGCGCCAGCCCCCGGGCCAGCCTCAGCCTCTATCGCCTCAGCCAGGCCCTGGCCGCCATGGACGGCCGCGACTACGTGCTGCCCGACGACGTCAAGGAGCTGGCGCCGCTGGTGCTGGCCCACCGGCTGGTGCTGCAGCCTGAGGCCCGCTGGCACGACACCGACCCCGAGGCCGTGGTCCGCGACGTGCTGGAGCACGTGCCGGCGCCGGTGGAACGGCGGGCGGAACGATGGGCCGGCAGCCTGCTGCGCCGGCGCTAG
- the bcp gene encoding thioredoxin-dependent thiol peroxidase: MVKPGDQAPDFTAVNDRGETVRLADFRGRKVVLYFYPKDDTPGCTREACSFRDDYSQLQQAGAVVLGVSPDPVESHVKFRDKYGLPFPLLSDPDHQVAEAYGVWKEKRMYGRTYWGIERTTFVIGEDGRVLAVIRGVKPEEHPRRALKALGVA; encoded by the coding sequence ATGGTGAAGCCTGGTGATCAGGCCCCCGACTTCACCGCTGTGAACGATCGGGGCGAGACGGTCCGACTGGCCGACTTCCGGGGCCGGAAGGTGGTCCTGTACTTCTACCCCAAGGACGACACCCCCGGTTGCACCCGGGAGGCCTGCAGCTTCCGGGACGACTACAGCCAGCTGCAGCAGGCCGGGGCGGTGGTGCTGGGGGTCAGCCCGGATCCCGTGGAATCCCACGTCAAGTTCCGGGACAAGTACGGCCTGCCCTTCCCCCTGCTCTCCGATCCCGACCACCAGGTGGCCGAGGCCTACGGCGTGTGGAAGGAGAAGCGCATGTACGGCCGCACCTACTGGGGCATCGAGCGCACCACCTTCGTCATCGGTGAAGACGGCCGCGTGCTGGCGGTGATCCGCGGCGTCAAGCCGGAGGAACACCCGCGGCGGGCGCTCAAGGCGCTGGGCGTGGCGTAG